Proteins from a single region of Eremothecium gossypii ATCC 10895 chromosome VI, complete sequence:
- the ISC1 gene encoding inositol phosphosphingolipid phospholipase (Non-syntenic homolog of Saccharomyces cerevisiae YER019W (ISC1)), which yields MSRSSRRNGTSASSASEKGSSIQSTVRFLTLNTWGLKYVSKFRQERLCAIADKLAGYDNFLQLVDYRDVSDSNYTPEEDADEYDVVALQEVWCKKDWDYIVDRCKGRYPYHRWFLSGIVAGPGLAILSKIPIESTFLYRFPINGRPSAFWRGDWYVGKSVSITLLRPTGPNAAPLCIMNSHMHAPYGLDGDEAYECHRACQAWDFSRLASVYRKSGYAVVIVGDLNSRPGSLPYKLLTHETGLEDSWEQLNGEQDLQYIARLLPMDQIKYGGVTCNSTLNTWRADRGPQEACRLDYALVDPDRLETIKASVRFTERIPNVGSFSDHFGYSCTFRVLAGGAAPRAPTREELLARITAHEDLLQLIYTYMSTARWQQVWRAGHFWISVIIVAATTVITAITSTIAGWSSIFWLLFAVFVATTGLINGLISFLFGNSEIRALEEVGQEVRDSKRAIQTSVESEF from the coding sequence ATGTCGAGATCATCCAGAAGGAATGGGACAAGTGCATCGTCAGCATCTGAAAAGGGCAGCAGCATTCAGAGTACGGTGCGGTTTCTCACGTTGAATACGTGGGGGCTCAAGTACGTGTCAAAGTTCCGGCAGGAGCGGTTGTGCGCGATTGCGGACAAGCTCGCGGGCTATGATAACTTCTTGCAACTTGTGGACTACCGGGATGTATCGGACAGCAACTACACGCCCGAGGAGGATGCGGACGAGTACGACGTGGTGGCCTTGCAGGAGGTATGGTGCAAGAAAGACTGGGACTACATCGTGGACCGCTGCAAGGGGCGGTACCCGTACCATCGCTGGTTCCTCTCGGGCATCGTGGCCGGGCCTGGGTTGGCGATTCTCTCGAAGATCCCGATCGAGTCGACGTTCCTCTACCGGTTTCCAATCAACGGGCGGCCGAGCGCCTTCTGGCGCGGGGACTGGTACGTGGGCAAGTCGGTGTCCATCACGCTCTTGCGGCCGACGGGGCCTAACGCGGCCCCACTCTGCATCATGAATAGCCACATGCACGCGCCGTATGGGCTCGACGGTGACGAGGCGTACGAGTGCCACCGGGCCTGTCAGGCATGGGACTTTAGTAGGTTGGCATCTGTGTACCGCAAAAGCGGCTACGCCGTCGTCATCGTGGGCGACTTGAACTCCCGACCTGGATCGCTTCCCTACAAGCTCTTGACGCACGAGACAGGCTTGGAGGACTCCTGGGAGCAGCTGAACGGCGAGCAGGACCTCCAGTACATCGCACGGCTACTCCCTATGGACCAGATCAAGTACGGCGGCGTCACCTGCAACTCCACCTTGAACACATGGCGCGCCGACAGAGGTCCACAGGAGGCCTGTCGGCTTGACTACGCGCTCGTGGACCCAGACCGCCTTGAAACCATCAAGGCCAGCGTCCGCTTTACAGAGCGCATTCCAAACGTGGGCAGCTTCTCAGACCACTTCGGCTACAGCTGCACCTTCCGCGTACTcgcgggcggcgcagccccgcgcgcgccgaCGCGCGAGGAGCTCCTCGCCCGCATTACCGCCCACGAAGACCTCCTCCAGCTCATTTACACCTACATGTCTACGGCGCGCTGGCAGCAAGTCTGGCGCGCGGGGCACTTCTGGATCTCTGTTATCATCGTCGCGGCGACCACTGTTATCACGGCGATAACCTCCACTATTGCTGGCTGGAGCTCTATCTTTTGGCTCTTGTTTGCCGTCTTTGTCGCCACAACCGGCCTCATCAACGGCCTCATAAGCTTTCTCTTCGGCAACTCCGAAATCCGCGCACTTGAAGAAGTGGGACAGGAGGTCCGCGACTCCAAGCGCGCTATCCAAACCAGCGTGGAGAGTGAGTTCTAG
- the ATG26 gene encoding sterol 3-beta-glucosyltransferase (Syntenic homolog of Saccharomyces cerevisiae YLR189C (ATG26)), with product MLKGQKEGEAEPVPEGDKSGAGSSPSGVRKGLRVPLGLVSHSFSSLAKHKEAERRLTDEEESLSSPQDREDDAASPNIMAKSIAGLLTTASMYVGIGDIHRAEQLATGQPETDAGADETEDEMDEAGDETGDDADAPATGTDGEEESRPVSAQESRRSTLFELSIEPHPESHTAQASRTKNRRSRMTSKLRSKFNLDDDEELVREYPCWLLRDVLIQGHIYLTSRNLLFFAFLYKSNGSARLTGNLSICNNGLSISGISGKPTRYWTVLKDHTLSLYSSSTDLYFPVLTIDLRYVTKVQHCKNNGKDTRQFHITTESKTYTFYSDNEHSARSWSSALKKQVFATQNSDNDSMSVRIPLSNIIDVEEQAIVEQGLTLRVRVMESSDSFALDDYFFMFFNNAGSQLKELIQIQVANLEMLGAANVDYARHPLPPDTEASLPAVASDAAPQDAAIASEAAADAAAADTASHSPSTNAEPRARGRSTERAMAASAYLFGRLTSPRRDDAKQLSPSKVKLRFRSVADTLKLTTPRQPGSDAPQEPEPETTILESRPRLNYWSPRPFTTMRSMWNAQPVHYAAKGMSLFADDDELMIGDEAELLAADKRFKAHFSLTDDESLVASYYTYLNRSMPLYGKIYLGKTIMCFRSLLPGSKTKMILPLHDVENCYKEQGFRFGYFGLVVVIYGHEELFFEFASQKSRDDAEYVILKIIDSLKPVDGVMADDMSAGAYSLKAAQGRDATTDAKVKLFEQRISSVGYDIPIMVEDNPFYKTTITPKKFYTFGMLTIGSRGDVQPYIALGKGLLQEGHRVVVISHAEFGDWVRSHGLQFRAIAGDPAELMALMVQHGSMNVGLIREAASTFRNWIRDLLETAWEACQGIDVLIESPSAMAGIHIAEALQIPYFRAFTMPWTKTRSYPHAFIVPDQKRGGNYNYFTHVLFENIFWKGINSQVNRWRVEKLGLKKTNLEFMQQGKVPFLYNMSPTVFPPSVDFAEWIKVTGYWFLNESSNYVPPQALLEFMAKARRLDKKLVYIGFGSIVVKDPVKMTMAVVEAVVKADVYCILNKGWSARLGGQSQKSIEVQLPNCVYDAGNVPHDWLFPRVDAAVHHGGSGTTGATMRAGVPTVIKPFFGDQYFYANRIEDIGAGIALRKLNACTLSRALKEVTTNTRIIAKAKKIGQDISKEDGVATAIAFIYSEMAYAKSLIKAKRQEDKKAAKEAKQIQNEDSWLLL from the coding sequence ATGCTGAAAGGTCAGAAAGAAGGAGAGGCTGAGCCCGTGCCTGAAGGAGACAAGTCCGGGGCTGGTAGCAGTCCATCTGGCGTACGGAAGGGCCTCAGAGTGCCGTTAGGTCTCGTGTCACACTCATTCTCTTCCTTGGCGAAGCATAAGGAGGCTGAGCGGCGACTGACTGATGAAGAGGAAAGTTTAAGTAGCCCGCAGGATCGGGAAGATGATGCTGCGAGCCCGAACATCATGGCCAAGAGCATTGCGGGGTTACTTACGACCGCAAGTATGTATGTTGGTATAGGAGATATCCACCGCGCGGAGCAGCTTGCGACGGGCCAACCGGAGACGGACGCTGGCGCGGACGAGACCGAGGACGAGATGGACGAAGCCGGGGACGAGACGGGGGACGACGCGGACGCGCCCGCCACAGGGACCGATGGCGAGGAGGAGTCGCGCCCAGTATCCGCGCAGGAGTCGCGGCGCTCGACGCTCTTCGAGCTCTCGATCGAGCCCCACCCAGAGAGCCATACGGCGCAGGCAAGTCGCACGAAAAATCGGCGCTCGCGCATGACATCCAAGCTCAGGTCGAAGTTCAATCTCGACGACGATGAGGAGCTTGTGCGCGAGTATCCGTGCTGGCTGCTCCGCGATGTGCTCATCCAGGGACACATATACTTGACGTCCCGCAACTTACTCTTCTTTGCGTTCCTCTACAAGTCGAACGGCTCCGCTCGGCTCACTGGCAACTTGTCAATATGCAACAATGGCCTCTCAATTAGCGGTATCAGTGGTAAGCCGACTCGCTACTGGACGGTCTTGAAGGACCACACTCTCTCGCTCTACAGCTCGTCCACCGACCTCTACTTTCCCGTATTGACCATCGACTTGCGTTACGTGACGAAGGTGCAGCATTGCAAGAACAACGGCAAGGACACGCGCCAGTTCCACATTACGACGGAGAGCAAAACGTACACCTTCTACTCGGACAACGAGCACTCGGCCCGCTCCTGGTCTTCAGCGTTGAAGAAGCAGGTTTTCGCGACACAGAACTCCGACAATGACTCTATGAGCGTGCGCATCCCCTTGAGCAACATCATCGACGTCGAGGAACAGGCCATTGTCGAGCAGGGCCTCACGCTCCGCGTGCGCGTCATGGAGTCCTCGGACTCCTTCGCCTTGGACGACTACTTCTTCATGTTCTTCAACAACGCGGGCAGCCAGCTGAAGGAGCTCATCCAGATCCAGGTTGCCAATCTCGAGATGCTCGGTGCCGCTAACGTCGACTACGCTCGCCATCCGTTGCCGCCTGATACAGAAGCTAGCCTCCCGGCCGTAGCGTCAGACGCCGCACCGCAAGACGCCGCGATTGCGTCCGAAGCCGCCGCAGAcgcggcggctgcagaTACGGCTAGCCACAGCCCGTCGACCAATGCCGAGCCGCGTGCACGTGGCAGATCCACAGAACGTGCCATGGCTGCATCCGCCTATCTTTTTGGCCGGCTTACGTCGCCCCGCCGCGATGACGCAAAACAACTGTCCCCCTCGAAAGTGAAGCTGCGCTTCCGTTCAGTGGCCGACACCCTTAAGCTAACTACGCCCCGCCAGCCGGGTTCCGATGCGCCACAGGAGCCCGAGCCCGAAACAACCATTCTTGAATCCCGGCCGCGCCTCAATTACTGGAGTCCGCGGCCCTTTACCACAATGCGTAGCATGTGGAATGCTCAGCCCGTGCATTATGCCGCCAAGGGAATGAGCTTATTTGCCGACGATGACGAGCTGATGATAGGCGATGAGGCTGAGCTGCTCGCGGCTGATAAACGTTTTAAGGCACACTTCTCTCTAACGGACGATGAGTCGCTAGTGGCTTCCTATTACACCTACTTGAACCGTAGTATGCCACTATATGGCAAGATTTACCTCGGCAAGACGATAATGTGCTTCCGTTCCCTACTTCCGGGCTCCAAGACGAAAATGATATTGCCTTTGCACGACGTTGAGAATTGTTACAAAGAGCAAGGGTTCAGATTTGGATACTTCGGGCTCGTGGTGGTGATCTACGGTCACGAGGAGTTGTTCTTCGAGTTTGCGTCGCAGAAGTCCAGGGACGACGCGGAATACGTTATCCTCAAGATAATCGACAGCCTGAAGCCAGTAGACGGAGTGATGGCCGATGACATGAGCGCGGGAGCATATTCGCTAAAGGCTGCGCAGGGCCGCGATGCCACGACTGACGCTAAGGTGAAATTATTCGAGCAGCGGATAAGCTCGGTAGGGTACGATATTCCGATAATGGTGGAGGACAACCCGTTCTACAAGACCACGATCACGCCCAAAAAATTCTACACGTTTGGGATGTTGACAATTGGGTCGCGTGGGGACGTGCAGCCATACATAGCGCTCGGGAAAGGGCTTTTACAGGAGGGCCACCGGGTGGTCGTGATCTCGCACGCGGAATTCGGCGACTGGGTGAGATCGCACGGGCTCCAGTTTCGTGCAATCGCGGGAGATCCTGCGGAACTCATGGCGCTTATGGTCCAGCACGGGTCGATGAACGTAGGACTCATCCGCGAGGCCGCGTCGACGTTCCGCAATTGGATCCGCGATCTTCTTGAGACGGCATGGGAGGCATGCCAGGGCATAGATGTACTTATCGAATCGCCTTCGGCAATGGCGGGCATCCACATCGCGGAAGCCTTGCAGATTCCGTACTTCCGCGCATTCACAATGCCATGGACCAAGACGCGATCGTATCCGCATGCGTTTATAGTGCCAGACCAGAAGCGCGGAGGTAATTATAACTACTTCACGCACGTACTATTCGAGAATATTTTCTGGAAGGGCATCAATAGCCAGGTGAACCGCTGGCGCGTCGAGAAATTAGGCTTGAAGAAGACCAATCTCGAATTCATGCAGCAGGGCAAAGTGCCTTTTCTATACAATATGTCGCCGACGGTCTTCCCGCCCAGCGTAGACTTCGCAGAGTGGATCAAGGTGACTGGTTACTGGTTTTTGAACGAAAGCAGCAACTATGTGCCTCCCCAGGCGCTTTTAGAGTTCATGGCCAAGGCTCGGCGGCTCGACAAGAAACTTGTATACATCGGTTTCGGGTCGATAGTGGTTAAGGACCCCGTGAAGATGACGATGGCGGTCGTGGAAGCTGTTGTTAAGGCCGACGTATATTGCATATTGAACAAGGGATGGTCTGCGCGACTAGGTGGCCAGTCGCAGAAGTCAATTGAGGTGCAACTCCCAAACTGCGTCTACGATGCAGGTAATGTACCGCATGACTGGTTGTTTCCACGCGTAGACGCAGCGGTCCACCATGGGGGCTCAGGAACCACAGGCGCCACTATGCGCGCAGGCGTACCCACAGTAATAAAACCTTTCTTTGGTGACCAGTACTTCTATGCCAACCGGATAGAGGATATTGGCGCGGGGATCGCATTGCGCAAGTTGAATGCTTGCACCCTCTCTCGCGCTCTCAAGGAAGTAACTACTAACACACGGATCATTGCTAAAGCCAAGAAAATAGGACAGGATATTAGCAAAGAGGATGGTGTAGCTACTGCCATCGCGTTCATTTACTCGGAGATGGCATATGCAAAAAGTTTAATCAAAGCCAAGCGTCAGGAGGACAAAAAGGCCGCAAAGGAGGCGAAGCAGATACAAAACGAGGACTCGTGGTTACTCCTTTGA
- the MET2 gene encoding homoserine O-acetyltransferase (Syntenic homolog of Saccharomyces cerevisiae YNL277W (MET2)), protein MTAMELKEIDVVTLAKANPFVQLVQKQKIVEVPELTLESGITISKFPVAYKTWGKLNDAGDNVLVICHALTGSADVADWWGPLLGRGLAFDTSRFLVVCLNALGSPYGSFSPLTVNSETGARYGPEFPLCTVRDDVRAHKLVLESLGVRQIACVVGGSMGGMVVLEWAALFKDYVQNVVALATSARNSAWCISWSEAQRQSIYSDPKYLDGYYPLEDPPVVGLSAARMSALLTYRSRDSFETKFARKVPSTQQQRMSKREPLKPSPIKEHNRAIHNDGLTSNSSTRHVGNCSISSSDSVEEIHSSSSATSLASVSSANGNQPLKPPQTYFSAQSYLRYQGNKFVKRFDANCYISITRKLDTHDLGRDRPEYSNNACNVLNDMSQPALVIGINSDGLFTYSEQEFLATHMPNARLERIDSPDGHDAFLLEFKLINDLIIGFFKENLREIMTGLSTGWEGHDEAPVKDSVFGEAEEITNW, encoded by the coding sequence ATGACAGCCATGGAGTTGAAAGAAATCGACGTTGTGACATTGGCTAAGGCCAACCCTTTCGTGCAGCTAGTACAGAAGCAAAAGATAGTGGAGGTCCCAGAGCTGACACTAGAGTCGGGTATTACAATTTCTAAATTTCCTGTTGCGTACAAGACGTGGGGGAAGCTCAATGATGCGGGAGACAATGTGCTGGTCATCTGCCATGCATTGACAGGATCAGCGGACGTGGCCGATTGGTGGGGGCCTTTGCTGGGACGAGGTCTCGCATTCGACACTTCGAGATTCTTGGTGGTGTGCCTGAACGCACTGGGGTCCCCTTATGGGTCGTTTTCGCCGCTCACGGTGAACTCCGAGACGGGCGCTCGATACGGTCCGGAGTTTCCGCTATGTACAGTACGTGACGATGTGCGCGCGCATAAACTTGTGCTAGAATCGCTTGGCGTGCGGCAAATTGCGTGCGTGGTAGGAGGCTCAATGGGTGGCATGGTGGTGTTGGAATGGGCGGCACTTTTCAAGGATTATGTACAGAATGTTGTTGCGCTAGCAACCAGTGCGCGTAACTCTGCGTGGTGCATCTCGTGGTCGGAAGCTCAACGGCAAAGCATTTATTCTGACCCCAAGTATCTTGATGGTTATTACCCGTTGGAGGATCCGCCAGTGGTGGGGTTATCTGCAGCGCGTATGTCTGCGTTGCTGACGTATCGCTCAAGGGACAGTTTTGAAACAAAGTTTGCCCGCAAAGTGCCATCTactcagcagcagcgtATGTCTAAACGCGAACCGTTGAAACCTTCCCCAATAAAGGAGCATAATCGCGCGATCCATAATGACGGGTTGACGTCAAATTCAAGCACTCGGCATGTTGGTAATTGCAGCATCTCAAGCTCGGACTCTGTTGAGGAGATACATTCCTCTTCTTCCGCCACTTCGCTTGCCTCTGTTTCTTCTGCGAACGGCAACCAACCATTAAAACCACCACAGACGTACTTTTCTGCGCAAAGCTACCTTCGCTACCAGGGTAACAAGTTTGTTAAACGTTTTGACGCGAATTGTTACATCTCCATCACACGCAAGCTTGATACCCACGATTTAGGCCGGGATCGTCCAGAATATAGTAACAATGCCTGCAATGTGCTGAACGATATGTCCCAGCCTGCGCTAGTTATTGGAATTAATTCGGACGGTCTATTCACGTACTCTGAACAGGAGTTTCTTGCTACACATATGCCTAATGCTCGTTTAGAACGTATTGATTCTCCAGATGGCCATGATGCTTTTCTCCTTGAGTTCAAACTAATCAACGATCTCATCATAGGCTTTTTCAAGGAAAACTTGAGGGAGATAATGACGGGCCTTTCTACTGGATGGGAAGGACACGACGAAGCTCCGGTCAAAGACTCAGTGTTCGGCGAAGCAGAGGAGATCACGAACTGGTAA
- the MDL1 gene encoding ATP-binding cassette permease MDL1 (Syntenic homolog of Saccharomyces cerevisiae YLR188W (MDL1)), translating into MTSRRTYMWLSLAVKQVPRPVIGMQRWPPFNHLHQRTRFSFSASTRIQTRLNSTANPRASTEEKPHQERLELSTATGNASGAKDVRRLFQLARPELKSLVCALVLIVISGAVSMTIPSVIGKLLDVAREDVEQESGDEEEAVLYGLPEKQFYLALSGIFAVGALANMGRIVVLKTTGERLVARLRTRTMKAALEQEGAFLDSNRVGDLISRLSSDASIVSKSITQNTSDGARAVIQGAVGFGMMSYISWQLTAVMTLLAPPLVLMAAFYGRRVRNLSRELQTKVGGLTKVAEEQLNATRTVQAYCGERREIRRYATEVRNVFDVGLKEALISGSFFGATGFVGNATLLALLLTGTSMIKGGGISVGELSSFMMYAVYTGSSLFNLSSFYSELMKGAGAAVRVFELNDRKPLIHPTIGKDPVSLTGKTIAFNSVNFAYPTRPHHQVFAGMDLSICPGEHVCIVGPSGGGKSTVASLLLRFYDPISGSITIGGEDIRLFNLSKYRRMMGIVQQEPVLFNASILENITYALPLHLTKDPARIDRALRLSNCSAFVGSFPEGLQTAVGPRGTQLSGGQKQRVALARAFLQDPAILILDEATSALDSKSEDIVASTLLQRCQEAKITISIAHRKSTIQHSTRVIVLDKLGHVLETGTYQQLIGDPGSSLSGLLSKEHSSDAE; encoded by the coding sequence ATGACCTCGAGGAGAACATATATGTGGCTATCGCTAGCTGTTAAGCAGGTGCCGAGGCCTGTTATTGGGATGCAGCGATGGCCGCCGTTCAATCATCTACATCAACGCACCCGCTTTTCGTTCAGCGCATCGACAAGAATTCAAACGAGGCTAAACTCAACAGCAAACCCTCGGGCAAGTACGGAAGAGAAACCCCACCAAGAAAGACTCGAGCTGTCGACGGCGACGGGCAACGCATCAGGTGCCAAGGATGTGCGTAGACTGTTCCAATTGGCGCGGCCTGAGCTCAAGTCTCTAGTATGCGCCTTGGTGCTGATCGTGATATCCGGAGCCGTGAGCATGACCATCCCCAGTGTTATCGGGAAACTGCTAGATGTTGCACGAGAGGACGTGGAGCAGGAGAGCGGGGATGAGGAGGAGGCGGTACTGTATGGGCTCCCCGAGAAACAGTTCTACTTGGCATTGAGCGGGATCTTCGCCGTGGGCGCACTTGCGAACATGGGCCGCATTGTAGTACTTAAAACGACTGGTGAGCGCCTGGTTGCCCGGCTGCGGACTCGGACAATGAAGGCCGCGCTAGAGCAGGAAGGGGCCTTTCTTGACAGCAACCGTGTGGGCGATCTGATCTCGCGACTTTCTTCAGATGCCAGCATTGTATCGAAGTCTATCACACAAAATACATCGGACGGTGCACGCGCCGTTATCCAGGGAGCTGTGGGATTTGGAATGATGAGCTACATATCCTGGCAGTTGACTGCGGTTATGACGCTGCTGGCACCTCCGCTAGTGCTGATGGCTGCCTTCTATGGGCGGCGCGTGCGAAATTTGTCTCGAGAACTACAGACAAAGGTCGGCGGGCTGACTAAGGTGGCAGAGGAACAGCTAAATGCTACGCGGACGGTTCAGGCCTACTGTGGTGAGCGCCGTGAGATCCGTCGTTACGCTACTGAGGTTAGGAATGTGTTTGATGTCGGGCTCAAGGAGGCGCTGATATCTGGCTCCTTCTTCGGAGCAACAGGCTTTGTCGGTAATGCGACACTGTTGGCGCTGCTACTTACCGGTACCTCTATGATCAAGGGCGGGGGGATCTCTGTAGGCGAACTTTCAAGCTTCATGATGTACGCTGTCTACACCGGCAGCTCGTTGTTCAATCTGTCGTCATTCTATTCGGAGCTTATGAAGGGTGCAGGCGCAGCTGTGCGTGTCTTCGAGTTGAACGACCGCAAACCGCTTATCCATCCAACCATTGGTAAGGATCCCGTATCACTGACGGGCAAGACAATTGCTTTCAATAGCGTGAACTTCGCATACCCTACCAGACCGCACCATCAGGTTTTCGCAGGCATGGACCTCAGCATCTGCCCAGGGGAACATGTCTGTATTGTTGGACCGTCGGGAGGCGGCAAATCTACGGTGGCATCGCTGCTTCTGCGTTTCTACGATCCCATCAGCGGGTCCATAACCATTGGCGGTGAAGACATCCGCTTATTCAACCTGAGCAAATACCGCCGCATGATGGGTATTGTTCAGCAGGAACCCGTCCTTTTCAACGCGAGCATCCTCGAGAACATCACATACGCATTACCCTTACACCTGACGAAAGATCCCGCTCGCATAGACCGTGCGCTGCGGCTTTCAAACTGCTCGGCTTTTGTTGGAAGCTTCCCTGAGGGCCTTCAGACCGCTGTAGGCCCTCGAGGTACCCAGCTATCGGGCGGGCAAAAGCAGCGAGTCGCACTAGCCCGCGCCTTCCTTCAGGATCCTGCGATCCTGATCCTAGACGAAGCTACGAGCGCGCTCGACTCCAAGAGCGAGGATATCGTTGCGAGCACTCTACTTCAGCGCTGCCAAGAGGCCAAGATTACTATTTCTATCGCCCATAGGAAGAGCACCATCCAGCATAGCACCAGAGTCATAGTGCTGGATAAGCTTGGCCATGTTTTGGAGACAGGCACCTACCAACAACTAATTGGTGACCCCGGCTCCAGCCTCAGCGGCCTCCTATCGAAGGAACATAGCTCCGACGCTGAATGA